GTTAGTCACCTTAGTATAACCTCGCTCTTTAAGAACTGATGCAGCAAATTCTGCACGAGGCCCCATTTTACAATAGAGGTAAATTGAAGCGCCTTTTTCAGCTGGAATCTCAGCAGAAAAAAATTGTGTATGAGGAATCAAGAGGGCATTCTTAACATGACCTTCTGAATACTCTTCTGGACTTCTGACATCAATTAACAGTCCACCCTTAGCTAAATCAGATTGAATCTTTACTAAATCCATCTTACTCACCAAACCAAATCTGAATTTCTCGAGCTGCAGATTCTTCTGAATCAGAACCATGAACGATATTCGGAACCATATCCCCATCTGGTGCAGTTGCAAAGTCTCCACGAATCGTTCCTGGAGTAGCATCCCCAGGATTAGTTGCTCCCATCATATCACGCCATGACTTGATAACACCAGGGCCAGACATAATACCAATAACTGCTGGGCCACTCATCATGAATTCAGAAATACTAGGGAAAAAGGGTTTATCAACCAATTGGGCATAATGCTCTTTAAGACGTTCTTCGTCAAGCATCAGCATCTCCATTCGTTCAATAATGAAACTACGACGTTCGATACGATCAAGCACTTGACCAATTAGATGGCGTTTAACAGCATCAGGTTTAATAATAAAGAATGTTTTTTGCATGTTCCCAACCTTCATTGTTTTCTTTTTATTTTACCATAGGAAGTATCATTTTGCAGGGTAAAACCTTATATAGTCTTAAACTATACCCTCAGAAAGAAATTAACTATTTTTCATTAATGCAAATAAAAAGTATCATGGAAATAAAATGATATTTTGAGGGTAATTTTATGACAAAATCTAAATTCCAATTAGTAGGTTCTCTTCTTCGTCCTGCGGATCTCCGTAAATATAAGGACGAAATCGAGCACCGTGACGACATCCAGTATCCTTTCTATGATGCCCTTCCTGGTTATCAAGAAACTGAAACTGCAGATATTAAGCAAATTGTGGCTGACCAAAAAGCTAACGGTATTGACATCCTTACTGATGGTGAGTTTGGACGTTCTATGTGGCATTTAGACTTTGTCTGGGGATTTAAAGGAATTGAACGCTACATTGCTGAGCATGGCTACACTTTTAAAGACCATGATGGTGGTCAATATGAAACACGTAAAGATATCGGTATTCGCATCACTGAGCCGCTCTCAGGTAAGAACCACCATTACCTAGATATTTACAAATTGGTTAAAGCTGAAGCTGGTGATGAAGATACCAAACAAACTATCTGGGGACCTGCTCATGCCTACACTGAACTTGCTATCTTTGACCGTTTGGCTGGTCCTGGACAAGTCTACGAAACAAATGAAGACCTCAAAAAAGGTATCATTAATGCCTATAAAGAATTCTTGGAAGAATACAAGGCTGTCGGTGGAAAAATTGTTCAATTTGATGACTGTCTCTGGGAACTTTTTGACCCATCAAACCCTGCAAGTTTCTTTGCGGAAGGTAATTCTGATTTAGCAGAATTGGCTGATGAGTTTGTAGCTATCAATAACGAGGTTGTAGACTATGCTCACGAAATTGGTTTAACGGTTTGGACCCACAACTGCCGTGGTAACTACGAAAGCCGTTCTGCTGCTGAAGGAACTTACGAAGCTATCGCCAAGAAGTTCTTGGCAGAGCAACACTATGACCGTTTCTTCCTTGAATGGGATAGCGACACCTCTGGTGATATCAAAGCTCTCGAAGCCCTCAAAGACAGCAAAGCCGAAGTTGTACTAGGACTTTTGTCTTCTAAAA
The DNA window shown above is from Streptococcus salivarius and carries:
- the ndk gene encoding nucleoside-diphosphate kinase, translated to MQKTFFIIKPDAVKRHLIGQVLDRIERRSFIIERMEMLMLDEERLKEHYAQLVDKPFFPSISEFMMSGPAVIGIMSGPGVIKSWRDMMGATNPGDATPGTIRGDFATAPDGDMVPNIVHGSDSEESAAREIQIWFGE
- a CDS encoding cobalamin-independent methionine synthase II family protein; translation: MTKSKFQLVGSLLRPADLRKYKDEIEHRDDIQYPFYDALPGYQETETADIKQIVADQKANGIDILTDGEFGRSMWHLDFVWGFKGIERYIAEHGYTFKDHDGGQYETRKDIGIRITEPLSGKNHHYLDIYKLVKAEAGDEDTKQTIWGPAHAYTELAIFDRLAGPGQVYETNEDLKKGIINAYKEFLEEYKAVGGKIVQFDDCLWELFDPSNPASFFAEGNSDLAELADEFVAINNEVVDYAHEIGLTVWTHNCRGNYESRSAAEGTYEAIAKKFLAEQHYDRFFLEWDSDTSGDIKALEALKDSKAEVVLGLLSSKTTDLDDEERVLDLLEKASQILPKERLFLSHQCGFASCDSGNELATPQQWAKIKQGQEIAKKFFG
- a CDS encoding rhodanese-like domain-containing protein translates to MDLVKIQSDLAKGGLLIDVRSPEEYSEGHVKNALLIPHTQFFSAEIPAEKGASIYLYCKMGPRAEFAASVLKERGYTKVTNLGGLDDMEALGFEFEE